One window from the genome of Paenibacillus azoreducens encodes:
- a CDS encoding DinB family protein — MELQEIIPELKETRNELLGILSGLSENELNTKKDSSSWSISQVCQHLSRTEELYVAAIRRGLKSKEDSLIENKPLDFLLDRSKKLEAPDIAKPTDDILEYEEIIAKLNHSRQKLFDMLNALEDPSALSRRHSMHPVFKEMLLIEWVKSLYLHEQRHIKQIHEIIDGFK; from the coding sequence ATGGAACTTCAAGAAATCATTCCCGAATTAAAAGAAACAAGAAACGAGTTACTAGGAATACTTAGTGGATTGAGTGAAAACGAATTGAACACGAAGAAAGACTCATCCAGCTGGAGTATAAGTCAGGTATGTCAACATCTGTCTAGAACAGAAGAGTTATATGTTGCGGCAATACGAAGAGGATTAAAGAGCAAAGAAGATTCACTTATAGAAAATAAACCATTAGATTTTCTGCTTGATCGAAGTAAAAAGTTAGAAGCTCCTGACATCGCAAAACCAACGGATGATATTTTGGAATATGAAGAAATCATTGCAAAACTCAATCATTCCAGGCAGAAGTTATTTGACATGTTAAACGCGCTCGAAGATCCATCAGCGTTAAGTCGAAGACATTCAATGCATCCAGTCTTTAAAGAGATGTTATTGATTGAATGGGTTAAATCACTTTACTTGCATGAACAAAGACATATTAAACAAATTCATGAAATTATAGATGGGTTTAAGTAA
- a CDS encoding ArsR/SmtB family transcription factor produces the protein MTNNYSISIEQYPAYELIVSLYTFIYNRKLKTIDLKDQWVKETKGNLPPHLICKLEDERWEVLHRIVLLISQCSEKETVDAFLKWFEGVSAGELYERLAPWVDTISTDLGTIRDKTVEILHEWNEYYFKNVKPAIHALLKQDAKDKHGKVGSYQPIDLIEEATNGLRIEKSDQLNRVVLIPQYHCSPVTILDFFNGIATCLYPVRNPSEFDPTKEMISALQCLGDETRLKMLLYVAEQPRTLIDLHKHFGLAKSTIHHHIAHLRREGAIRSHFMGSSTPAFYSLRKSFISKFSDDFTKLFENHGEAQV, from the coding sequence ATGACAAATAATTATTCTATATCCATAGAACAATATCCGGCATATGAGTTAATTGTGAGCTTGTATACATTCATTTACAACCGCAAGCTGAAAACAATCGACTTAAAAGACCAATGGGTCAAAGAAACCAAAGGAAATTTACCGCCCCATTTAATCTGCAAGTTGGAAGACGAAAGATGGGAAGTTTTACACCGCATTGTGTTATTAATTTCGCAGTGCAGCGAAAAAGAAACGGTGGATGCCTTTTTAAAATGGTTTGAAGGAGTTTCCGCAGGTGAGCTCTATGAAAGATTAGCCCCTTGGGTGGATACGATTTCGACCGATTTGGGAACGATCCGCGATAAAACAGTGGAGATTCTTCATGAATGGAATGAATATTACTTTAAGAATGTTAAGCCTGCGATCCATGCTTTATTAAAACAAGATGCCAAAGACAAACATGGCAAAGTCGGTTCTTATCAACCCATCGACCTCATTGAAGAGGCCACAAATGGACTCAGAATCGAAAAGTCGGACCAGTTAAACCGGGTTGTACTAATCCCGCAATATCACTGCTCGCCCGTCACGATTTTGGATTTTTTCAATGGCATCGCGACATGTCTATATCCCGTAAGGAATCCTTCTGAATTTGACCCAACCAAAGAAATGATTAGCGCTTTGCAATGCCTGGGAGACGAAACAAGGCTGAAAATGTTACTGTATGTGGCGGAGCAGCCCCGAACATTGATCGATCTTCATAAACATTTCGGGTTAGCCAAAAGTACAATTCATCATCATATTGCCCATTTAAGGCGTGAAGGAGCAATTCGCAGTCATTTCATGGGAAGCTCGACGCCTGCATTTTACAGCTTAAGAAAGAGTTTTATCTCGAAATTCTCAGATGATTTTACAAAATTGTTTGAGAATCATGGGGAAGCTCAGGTATGA
- a CDS encoding MDR family MFS transporter, whose translation MKKLKCYLKEYHPIVHSLIFGTVLISLTSSMSLPFLAIYLSGFKELSFSKIGFIIGVGSLAGTFCGLIGGVLSDFIGRNKLLILSLLGLGVAFIGFISTSNLGLLISFSIVRGVSQAFFGTISKALMADFTPESKRFRMFSNRYFASNLGFAAGPVIGALLGIGGNMIAFVLTSVIYFGYALSLMMMLKSVPNSGSKAEVHDEERIHPSLLWKVLRSDVPLLLFIIGGILLTTVHGQMSVTLSQYLQDHFMDGVTLFALLMSLNGVTVILFQLPLSRWSERYSLFHRILLGCILFACGEIGFAFSSNWALFIVSMFIFTLGEILVIPAEYAQVDEITPNELRGTYYGAQSLNEFGNFLGPWFGGVLLTRYNGTVMFLFMGCVSLVSVYFFFAGKRRYNKKTKSAIDSGKFFA comes from the coding sequence ATGAAAAAGCTAAAATGTTATTTAAAAGAATACCATCCGATCGTACACAGTTTAATATTTGGAACAGTCCTGATCTCGTTAACAAGTTCGATGAGTCTGCCTTTTTTGGCTATCTATTTAAGCGGCTTTAAAGAACTCAGTTTCTCCAAAATCGGTTTCATTATTGGTGTAGGCTCATTAGCCGGTACTTTCTGCGGCCTGATCGGAGGGGTATTGTCCGATTTTATCGGAAGGAATAAACTGTTAATTCTTTCATTGCTGGGATTAGGCGTTGCTTTCATAGGCTTTATTTCTACCTCCAACCTTGGTTTATTAATTAGCTTTAGTATCGTTAGAGGGGTTTCCCAAGCCTTTTTCGGGACCATATCCAAAGCATTAATGGCTGACTTCACTCCGGAATCCAAAAGATTTCGGATGTTCTCCAACCGCTATTTCGCCTCCAATTTGGGATTTGCAGCCGGTCCCGTCATCGGAGCATTGCTCGGAATCGGCGGCAATATGATTGCTTTTGTATTGACGTCGGTCATTTACTTTGGTTACGCGTTGTCTTTAATGATGATGCTAAAATCCGTTCCTAATAGCGGTTCTAAAGCAGAGGTTCATGACGAAGAACGCATTCATCCATCTCTTTTATGGAAGGTCCTGCGAAGTGATGTCCCTTTGCTGCTTTTTATCATCGGAGGCATCCTGTTAACTACGGTCCATGGCCAAATGTCAGTCACACTCTCGCAATATTTGCAAGACCATTTCATGGATGGGGTCACTTTGTTCGCTCTGCTAATGAGCTTAAATGGGGTCACGGTCATTCTCTTTCAACTTCCATTGTCGAGATGGTCGGAACGATACAGCTTATTTCATAGAATTCTGCTTGGATGCATTTTGTTCGCATGCGGGGAAATTGGTTTTGCCTTTTCTTCTAACTGGGCTTTGTTCATCGTTTCCATGTTCATTTTCACACTCGGCGAAATCCTTGTCATACCGGCTGAATATGCTCAGGTGGATGAAATAACTCCAAATGAATTAAGAGGTACGTATTATGGCGCGCAAAGTTTAAATGAATTTGGCAATTTCCTTGGACCATGGTTTGGAGGAGTGCTCTTAACCCGGTACAATGGAACCGTTATGTTTCTTTTTATGGGCTGCGTCTCTCTGGTAAGCGTGTATTTCTTTTTTGCAGGTAAAAGAAGATATAACAAGAAAACAAAGTCGGCAATCGATTCAGGGAAATTTTTCGCATAA
- a CDS encoding NAD(P)H-dependent flavin oxidoreductase, whose translation MKWSTRLTELLQIKYPIVQGGLAYLAYADLAAAVSNAGGLGQITAMSLPDANALRTEIRRARTLTDKPFGVNFAFGMHGSGYEDRVEAVIEEQIPVVTITGGNPTAILKKMQSTDIKTMVLVSSRRQAQKAEQLGASAVIVVGQEGGGHLGRDDIGTMVLVPQVVDAVQIPVVASGGIGDGRGWMAAHALGAEGIEMGTRFIATVECVDASASYKNALIESAETDTTVIKRSIGAPARVLRNAYVDHILAIERATPTYEALKDFISGEANKRWIHDGIKEKGFGWAGQVTGMIHDIPTVAELIERMVNEAECIRSKWG comes from the coding sequence GATCTTGCGGCGGCAGTTTCGAATGCGGGAGGTTTGGGGCAAATCACGGCCATGAGCCTTCCGGACGCCAATGCCCTGCGTACAGAAATACGGCGGGCACGCACGCTTACCGATAAACCATTCGGAGTCAACTTTGCTTTCGGGATGCATGGCTCCGGTTATGAGGATCGGGTAGAGGCGGTTATTGAAGAGCAAATACCCGTCGTGACCATTACCGGAGGCAATCCTACCGCGATTTTAAAGAAAATGCAATCCACGGATATTAAAACGATGGTGCTCGTTTCTTCGCGCAGACAGGCGCAAAAAGCGGAACAGCTTGGCGCCTCTGCCGTCATTGTCGTCGGGCAGGAGGGAGGGGGGCATTTAGGACGAGACGACATTGGAACCATGGTACTCGTGCCTCAGGTCGTCGATGCCGTGCAAATCCCCGTAGTTGCCTCAGGCGGTATCGGAGATGGCCGCGGATGGATGGCGGCTCATGCCCTTGGAGCGGAGGGGATCGAAATGGGGACGCGTTTTATCGCCACCGTTGAATGTGTGGATGCCTCGGCATCTTATAAAAATGCCCTGATCGAAAGCGCGGAGACAGATACAACTGTCATCAAGCGTTCAATCGGCGCCCCTGCCAGAGTATTGCGAAACGCCTACGTCGATCATATTCTGGCAATCGAGCGCGCGACGCCTACGTATGAGGCGCTTAAAGATTTTATTAGCGGCGAAGCCAACAAACGCTGGATTCACGACGGGATCAAGGAAAAAGGTTTTGGCTGGGCGGGCCAGGTTACGGGCATGATTCACGACATTCCGACGGTAGCCGAATTAATCGAAAGAATGGTGAACGAAGCGGAATGTATCCGCTCAAAATGGGGGTGA